A stretch of DNA from Micromonospora sp. NBC_01813:
CCATCGTCTCCCCGGACATCGAAGGAGCACCCGTGAGACGTCCGATCCGCGCCAGCTTGGCAGCAGCGTCACTGCTGCTCGCTGGCGGCGTCCTCGCCATCGTCACCGCCGCGCCCGCCCAGGCCGACACGGTGATCTGCGAGCAGTACGGCACCACCACGATCCAGGGTCGTTACGTGGTGCAGAACAACCGCTGGGGCACGACCGCCCAGCAATGCATCAACGTGACCAGCACCGGCTTCTCGGTGACCTCCCAGCAGGGCAGCTCGGCGACCAACGGCGCACCGGTGTCGTACCCGTCGGTCTACCTGGGCTGCCACTACACCAACTGCTCCCCCGGCACGAACCTGCCGATCCAGGTCAGCCGGATCGGCAGCGCACCGACGAGCATCAACTACACCTACGTCAGCTCCGGCACCTACAACGCCTCGTACGACATCTGGTTGGACCCCACGCCGCGCACCAACGGGGTCAGCCAGATGGAGATCATGATCTGGTTCCACCGGCAGGGTTCCATCCAGCCGATCGGCTCGCCGGTCGGCAACGCCACCGTCGCTGGCCGCAGCTGGCAGGTCTGGACCGGCAGCAACGGCGCCAACAACGTCGTCTCCTACCTCGCCCCGTCGTCGATCACCAGTTGGAGTTTCGACGTCATGGACTTCGTCGCCGACGTCCGCAACCGGGGTCAGATCACCAACTCCTGGTATCTGACCAGCGTCCAGGCCGGTTTCGAGCCGTGGAACGGCGGCGCCGGCATCGGAGTGAACTCGTTCTCGGCAGCGGTCAACACCGGAGTCGCGCCACCGACCACCGCACCGCCCACCACCGCACCGCCCACCACCGCACCGCCGATCAGCCCGCCACCGCCGGGCACCGGCGCGTGCCGGGTCAGCTACACCCCGAACACCTGGAACAACGGCTACACGACCGACGTACGCGTCACCAACACCGGCAGCAGCACCCTGAACGGCTGGACCCTCGCGTACCAACTGCCGGCCGGACAGACGATCAGCAGCTCGTGGAACGCCACCGTCTCGCAGAGCGGATCCTCGGTGACCGCACGCAACCTCGGCTGGAACGGCACCCTGGCACCGAACGCCACCGTCTCCTTCGGCTACCAGGCCACGTACAGCGGGTCGTACTCGTCGCCGACCAGTTTCACGCTCAACGGCACCAGCTGCGGCACCGGCTGACCGCCCCGGCGTCTCCTACCTGGGCCGCGCGCGGCCCAGGTAGGAGACGGCGTCGGTCGGGGGTCGGTCAGTCCCGCAGGTCGTCGATGGCGGACATCTCCGCCGCGGTGAGGGTGAACCCGAAGACGTCCAGGTTGCTGGCGATCCGCTCGGGCGTCACCGACTTGGGAATCACCACGATGCCGTGTTGCAGATGCCACCGCAGCACCACCTGGGCGGCGCTGACCTGGTGCCGGCGGGCGACCCGGGTCAACACCGGGTCGTCGAGGTTGGTGTTCTTGAACGGGCTGTAGCCCTCGACCACGACGCCCCGTCGCTGATGCTCGGCCACCGTGCGCTCGTCGTGCATCGCCGGTGCCCACGGCACCTGGTTGACCGCCGGGGTGACCCCGGTCCGCTCAGTCAGCTCGTCGATCTGCTCCAGGCTGTGGTTGCTGACCCCGATCGCCCGCGCCGCACCGGCGTCGCGCTGGGCGATGAACTCCCGCCAGGTGGGCACCCCGGCACCGGCCCCCGGCGGCCAGTGGATCAGCCACAGGTCCACGTAGTCGGTGCCGAGCGCCGCCAGGCTCTCGGCCAGCGTCCGCGCCTCCTGACCGACTCGCTCGGGCGGGAGCTTGGTGGTGACGAAGATGTCCTGACGAGCAAGCCCGCTGTCCTTGATCGCCGCACCGACCTGCGCTTCGTTGCCGTACATCGTGGCGGTGTCCAGATGCCGGTAGCCGGCATCCAGGGCGGCCCGCACCGCCCGGTAGCCCGCCTCGCCGGTCGCCTGCCAGGTGCCGAAGCCGAGCATCGGCATCTCCACGCCCGGTACGAGAGTCACCGCGGACCGCTCACCATCTGCTGCCATGACCGTCACCTACCCGCACCGACCTGCCCATATGCATTGACCGGACGACTCATCGTCCGCTAGCCGACAGACCCTACCGCCGCTGGCGGCGACAGCCCATGATGTTCACCGCGCGTACATTCGTCGTTACCGCCACCTCCGGTGCGGTCCGACCTTGTCAGCGCGTACGGGCCGGACATGGACAGGACGGAATCATGGGCAACATCGGCACCACCCCGGCGGCGGCACCAACCGCCACAGGGACCACGACGACCACGGCCGCGCCAGTCGATTCGCTCGATTCGGGTAATCCGGTTGAGTTCTCCGAACGGACGTCGCACGACGTCTGGCACCTCGCCCGGGCGGTGCTCGACGCCAACTGGTCGCGCACCTACACCGTGCCGTCACGTTCGCTCTATCCGCACCAGTGGAGTTGGGACGCCGCCTTCATCAGCGTCGGGCTGGCCAGGGTCGATCCCGACCGGGCGTGGCAGGATCTGCGTAGCCTCTTCCAGGCACAGTGGCCGGACGGTCGCGTACCGCACATCGTCTTCGATCCCGACGTGGCCGATCGGGACTACTTCCCCGGCCCGGACTTCTGGCAGGTGCCGCTGCGCCGACCCGGCCACCCCGACGGTACGGGGATCGTCCAGCCGCCCGCGCACGCACTCGCGGTCTGGGAGGTCTACCGCCGGGCGCCGGACGAGCGCGCGCAGGCCGAGCTCCGCTGGTTCTACCCGCGGCTGGTCGCGGCCCAGGACTATCTGCTGGGCAGCCGCGACGTCGGCGGCGGCGGGCTGGCGGCCATCGTGCACCCGTGGGAGTCCGGGCTGGACAACAGCCCGGCCTGGGACGCGGCACTGGCGGCGGTCCCCGCCGATCTGCGGGTGCTCGCCGGGCGCCAGCGGCACGACAACCGGGTGGCGGCCGCGGCCCACCGGCCGACCGACGAGGACTACGCCCGGTTCGTCGCGCTGGCGCTGGCGTACCGCGACGGCGGCTACCGCGACGACGCGCTCGCCGAACGGCACGACTTCGTCGTCGAGTGTCCAGGGTTCAACGCGCTGCTGGGCGCCGCCGAACACGCCCTCGCCGACATCGCCGCCGTCGTCGGCGCCGACCCGGCGGTCCATCTGTCGCGGGCCCGGCGGATCGCTCGGGCGATCGACGCCCGGCTGTGGAACCCGGACACCGGCATGTACCACACACGTGACGTCCGCACCGGCCGGCTCAGCCCGGCCCGGTGCGTGAACGGGCTGCTGCCGCTGATCCTGCCGGACCTGCCCGGGCAGCGGGTGGCGGCGCT
This window harbors:
- a CDS encoding aldo/keto reductase — encoded protein: MAADGERSAVTLVPGVEMPMLGFGTWQATGEAGYRAVRAALDAGYRHLDTATMYGNEAQVGAAIKDSGLARQDIFVTTKLPPERVGQEARTLAESLAALGTDYVDLWLIHWPPGAGAGVPTWREFIAQRDAGAARAIGVSNHSLEQIDELTERTGVTPAVNQVPWAPAMHDERTVAEHQRRGVVVEGYSPFKNTNLDDPVLTRVARRHQVSAAQVVLRWHLQHGIVVIPKSVTPERIASNLDVFGFTLTAAEMSAIDDLRD
- a CDS encoding MGH1-like glycoside hydrolase domain-containing protein, which produces MGNIGTTPAAAPTATGTTTTTAAPVDSLDSGNPVEFSERTSHDVWHLARAVLDANWSRTYTVPSRSLYPHQWSWDAAFISVGLARVDPDRAWQDLRSLFQAQWPDGRVPHIVFDPDVADRDYFPGPDFWQVPLRRPGHPDGTGIVQPPAHALAVWEVYRRAPDERAQAELRWFYPRLVAAQDYLLGSRDVGGGGLAAIVHPWESGLDNSPAWDAALAAVPADLRVLAGRQRHDNRVAAAAHRPTDEDYARFVALALAYRDGGYRDDALAERHDFVVECPGFNALLGAAEHALADIAAVVGADPAVHLSRARRIARAIDARLWNPDTGMYHTRDVRTGRLSPARCVNGLLPLILPDLPGQRVAALVESTTSARFGISATMPVASYDRTAADFDPVRYWRGPVWININWLLWRGLREHGRTAQANTLRTAILELVRKSGYYEYFHPVSGDGVGSAAFSWTAALVLDLLAAEDDDPMPGGTSTT
- a CDS encoding GH12 family glycosyl hydrolase domain-containing protein, with protein sequence MRRPIRASLAAASLLLAGGVLAIVTAAPAQADTVICEQYGTTTIQGRYVVQNNRWGTTAQQCINVTSTGFSVTSQQGSSATNGAPVSYPSVYLGCHYTNCSPGTNLPIQVSRIGSAPTSINYTYVSSGTYNASYDIWLDPTPRTNGVSQMEIMIWFHRQGSIQPIGSPVGNATVAGRSWQVWTGSNGANNVVSYLAPSSITSWSFDVMDFVADVRNRGQITNSWYLTSVQAGFEPWNGGAGIGVNSFSAAVNTGVAPPTTAPPTTAPPTTAPPISPPPPGTGACRVSYTPNTWNNGYTTDVRVTNTGSSTLNGWTLAYQLPAGQTISSSWNATVSQSGSSVTARNLGWNGTLAPNATVSFGYQATYSGSYSSPTSFTLNGTSCGTG